The Cardiocondyla obscurior isolate alpha-2009 linkage group LG18, Cobs3.1, whole genome shotgun sequence region TAAAAGGGATAAGTTGATAACATGGCGAGAGCCGTTTTCCGCCAATTTTGTTCGCTCGTGATTGGCCCATATTATCCAAccaaattttttctattttaaatttaatttttatgaatagtCAATATGGGTCAATTACGAGCGAGCAAAACTGGCGGAAACCGGCTCTTGCCGTGCCACCAACTTACTCCTTCTATGTTTCTAATACTTTCTGATACTTTTCTGACGGTTTTCGGACGATTCAGCGTCGTGGTAGCCCGGGATTGACAGATTTGTCAGCTGGTGTATTTGTCATTTCTTGGTcatttaaatgaataaataatttaattaccacATTTGTTGAATTATAATCgaggattaaatattatttattctattgttaatgtattttttattttttttagatattgtAAAACATGCGGtttgatttttattccgtGAGTGTCAGAGGATCAGAAAAACTAACAAAGCCGCATATATTCGTGCAGGAGCAtaaggaaataataataaaataacgacacaataaataagagaagaaaaagaaaattataattaaaaaaataattatatgaataaatacAGGTATTAGATACACACTGTCTTGacaaaattttaacattaaaatacataCTTACATATAATTTCTCACTTTGTATATAACATGTTCaaagattataaatattaagattaaatatttccaCAAGTTTCATGTATTAACCACCATTAACAGTAAGTACATTTGGACATTTAGTGTTTGTTTCTTATTACATCGATATtctataacaataattataattcataTCTTATAACAACCCTGAATATAAAGTAGAAAATGACAATTACgtacattatataaaatagaaagtaatttttaccGGTTGTTTGTATACATCGTGTTTATGTATATGAtgtattacataatatataaaaattttttttgatgaTATCGATCattatttctcaattaataatatgaataaaaatttggtCTACAGTTcttgataaattattcagtGAGTTATGAGATTATTCACAAAGCCGATTATGTATGACAAAATGTGATGAAGTTGAGGAATGAAACAAGgaagacgaaaaaaatatatatgtatatacatatattttaatatttataaaagcacATTCTCTCTCCTAAAAATACATGTGtaagaaacaaattaatttacttcgtattattatcaatatagGAATGGATGGTACCTAAGATGAACGAACAATGTTCGAATTGCTGCACGAATACCCTAGGTGGGTGTCTCGTCCTAATTGAAAtgattattttgtataatcgTATGCAAAATCAgttcaatttatataaatgtcgcgatttcatttttattgagTTTTCCGTGGCTCTGTCAGTGTCAAATCACAGAGCCCAAAACGCgtgtaaaaaatgttgaaaatatttaattactttctcaCTATGTACACTTTGCTCGTTGttataaaagatattacaTCTTATATGCAAGCACGACGATGTACACACAATAAGGACATCTTCCGTGCTTGCATTTGCGAGCATTTATGTTAAATTCGCGTTCTTATATATTATCTACGCTCCGTCAATATATCTCACCTTGATTTGTTGGTGGTTTGTGTACAGTTTGACACAGCATAGAATTAATAATGTGTAATGTAACGTagagtacattttttttctcaataatccATGAAAATCTTATAAGTGAAACGTAAAACAGTTTTCCAGAAGAGTTTTGAAAGTATAGTGCGTGTCAATAGTCACTTTAATGTATTCTGTATAAAAGAagcacatatatttattaattttttttttttcctttaagtAATGTCATcgacattataattttttgagcAGAGAATCAACAATATACCAATATAAGTTAAATATGTGCGACTTTGTATAACAACGGGGAACTTTCGTTTGGCGCCAGTGTTCGTCATTCTGAGCTTCGACATAAACACACAGCTGCCAATCCGACTCTCTTActttttactaaattattattcagttcttcagaattaaaaaagttcACTTTTCAAGTCTATAGATGAATTAAGTTTAGAAGAGTAACGTGCTCATGCCACCCATTTCACTTTGCTCCTTCACAAAGATCTCGAAGTATTGGTATATGATTGTGACAGCAAGCAAGATACCAGTACCGGAACCGATCGCGCCCAAAAAGTCCGCTAGTACAGAAAGAGCTCCGATACACAGTCCACCGAAAGCTGCTGCGGTCGGGATGTACCGATTTAATTCGCGAATCATGGAATTATCTCTGTGGCCCCGCATCACCATCTGTTGCTCTCGCAGTTGTTTAGCAACCTAAAAGTTCAATAATacacgttgtaaatttttatattacatcaAAAAGACTTAATTATGTTTTAGCGATTTATACTAACGTCTTTTGCCGAGCTTCCAGAGACCTCAATCCACGTCTTAGAGAAGAAAGCGCACGAGCCAAGCATGAAAAGAATATAAAGCACTGCATGGACAGGATCTTGAACGATATGACCAACCGATTCTGGAGgtgataaataataacataatcCGCCAACTGGATACGATCTGGCAGGACCTCCGCCACCGACATCCGACCAAACGCCTAGCAAATTCACTATAATATTCCCTTGGAATTTAACGGCCAACATCTGAGAAATGACGTACAGATTGGACACCAAGGCCGATTGTAGAATAATCGGAATATTGCTggtataaaacaatttgatCGGATAGCTGCTGTACTGGCCGCGATATCTGGCAGATTTAATCGGAAGATCCACACGGAAgccctaaaaataaaattaattaatttttcgaatttagtgccatttattaattcagtattttttaattccgatttaaaaaaaaattacacaataTAAAACGACAAATGTAATCTTAATTTACCTGGAAGTATATAACAATAGCGAACACTAGAATGGTGGCGAGGAGATTCATTAAATTTGGAAGATTCTGTCTGTAAAACGCTTCACGAAGACCTCGAACTTTATCTTGTCTGGTGGCCAGTAAATGAAACAGAGCGATTACTGCTCCTTCAAATTCGGTACCACGACCTATAagtgcataaaaatatatttttaatttgcatttaaataattttaaaaaattaaaattttttgttctaTCGAGAAAATTACCAGTGTTAACTGTGGCTGGCGAGAATGCTTTCCAAACAATAGTTTCACAAATATTGGTGGCAATAAAAAGAGATATCCCGCTTCCCAATCCATATCCTTTCTGGAGAAGTTCGTCTAATAGTAATACAATGAGTCCAGCAACA contains the following coding sequences:
- the Sec61alpha gene encoding protein transport protein Sec61 subunit alpha, translating into MGFKFLEVIKPFCSILPEIAKPQRKIQFREKVLWTAITLFIFLVCCQIPLFGIMSSDSADPFYWIRVILASNRGTLMELGISPIVTSGLIMQLLHGAKIIEVGDTPKDRALFNGAQKLFGMVITVGQAIVYVMTGMYGDPTEIGAGVCLLIIIQLFVAGLIVLLLDELLQKGYGLGSGISLFIATNICETIVWKAFSPATVNTGRGTEFEGAVIALFHLLATRQDKVRGLREAFYRQNLPNLMNLLATILVFAIVIYFQGFRVDLPIKSARYRGQYSSYPIKLFYTSNIPIILQSALVSNLYVISQMLAVKFQGNIIVNLLGVWSDVGGGGPARSYPVGGLCYYLSPPESVGHIVQDPVHAVLYILFMLGSCAFFSKTWIEVSGSSAKDVAKQLREQQMVMRGHRDNSMIRELNRYIPTAAAFGGLCIGALSVLADFLGAIGSGTGILLAVTIIYQYFEIFVKEQSEMGGMSTLLF